Genomic DNA from Scomber scombrus chromosome 21, fScoSco1.1, whole genome shotgun sequence:
TGATGTTGCTACAACATGCCTCCgtgtttttgtttccacacCAGGTGATCAAGTCTGACACCTTTAAGCATCTGCGGCATTTGGAAATCCTCCAGCTCTCCAAGAACCATATCCGGCAGATTGAGGTGGGAGCTTTCAATGGCCTTCCTAACCTAAACACGCTGGAGCTTTTTGACAACCGTCTCACAGTGGTTCCATCACAAGCCTTTGAGTACCTCAGCAAGCTAAGGGAACTATGGCTACGAAACAACCCCATCGAGACGCTACCGGCATTTGCCTTTCACCGTGTTCCCTCTTTACGCCGTCTCGATCTAGGGGAACTCAGGAAACTGGATTTCATCTCAGAGGCTGCCTTTGAAGGTCTGGTCAACTTGCGTTTCTTGAATCTTGGCATGTGTGGCTTGAAGGACATCCCTAATCTCACCCCACTTGTACGACTAGAGGAGTTGGAGCTGTCAGGGAACCAGCTGGGGATAGTCAGACCTGGATCTTTCCAGGGCCTAGTGTCGCTTCGCAAGCTGTGGCTAATGCACTCCAGAGTGTCAGTCATTGAACGCAATGCCTTTGATGACCTCAAAAACTTAGAGGAGCTCAACCTCTCCCACAATTCCCTGCATTCCCTGCCTCATGACCTCTTCACCCCTTTGCACCAGTTGGAGAGGGTACATCTCAACCACAATCCTTGGGTGTGCAATTGTGATGTTCTGTGGCTCAGCTGGTGGCTGAAAGAAACAGTTCCCAGCAACACCACATGTTGTGCTCGCTGCCATGCACCCCCAGGTCTGAAGGGCAAGTACATTGGGGAACTAGACCAGAGCCACTTCACCTGCTATGCCCCAGTGATTGTTGAGCCACCCACTGACCTCAATGTTACTGAGGGCATGGCTGCTGAGCTGAAATGTCGTACTGGAACTTCGATGACGTCTGTGAATTGGTTCACTCCAAATGGCACGCTGATGACCCACGGATCATATCGAGTTAGGATCTCAGTGCTTCATGACGGAACACTGAACTTCACAAATGTGACAGTGCAAGACACCGGGCAGTATACTTGCATGGTAACCAACTCTGCCGGAAACACCACTGCAACCGCCGTGCTCAATGTGTCTGCTTCAGACCCCAGCAACAGCTACAGCTATTTCACCACTGTTACTGTGGAAACAGTAGATacagtaggaggaggaggagatgataaGAACTCAGCAAGACAGTATATTAACGAGACCTTCATAGATTTCCCTAATCCCACGGTTCAAAGAGGGGTGTTAGAGGGCCAACCTGGCATCACAatatctccttctctctcttctctttcatcaCTGTCCCCACGAGCTAACAGAGCCACTGAAAATGCAGTGACTGTGTCCATAATTGATGTAACTAACATTCCAGGCCTGGATGATGTAATGAAAACAACTAAGATCATTATTGGTTGCTTTGTGGCCATTACTTTTATGGCAGCTGTAATGTTGGTGGTCTTCTATAAACTCCGGAAGCAGCACCAGCTACACAAGCACCACGGACCTGCCAGAGCAATTGAAATTGTCAATGTAGAAGATGAGATTGGAGCTGGTGCCGGAAGTGGCATCTCAGGTGGTTCAACCATGAATTCTGGCAGTGGT
This window encodes:
- the lrrc4bb gene encoding leucine-rich repeat-containing protein 4B; the encoded protein is MRVVMVTSPFAPSPLLWLVQLLLWFHNHGPQLTEAAPPCPTPCTCSNQASRVICTRKTLDQVPDSISENTRYLNLQENSIQVIKSDTFKHLRHLEILQLSKNHIRQIEVGAFNGLPNLNTLELFDNRLTVVPSQAFEYLSKLRELWLRNNPIETLPAFAFHRVPSLRRLDLGELRKLDFISEAAFEGLVNLRFLNLGMCGLKDIPNLTPLVRLEELELSGNQLGIVRPGSFQGLVSLRKLWLMHSRVSVIERNAFDDLKNLEELNLSHNSLHSLPHDLFTPLHQLERVHLNHNPWVCNCDVLWLSWWLKETVPSNTTCCARCHAPPGLKGKYIGELDQSHFTCYAPVIVEPPTDLNVTEGMAAELKCRTGTSMTSVNWFTPNGTLMTHGSYRVRISVLHDGTLNFTNVTVQDTGQYTCMVTNSAGNTTATAVLNVSASDPSNSYSYFTTVTVETVDTVGGGGDDKNSARQYINETFIDFPNPTVQRGVLEGQPGITISPSLSSLSSLSPRANRATENAVTVSIIDVTNIPGLDDVMKTTKIIIGCFVAITFMAAVMLVVFYKLRKQHQLHKHHGPARAIEIVNVEDEIGAGAGSGISGGSTMNSGSGGEGTLRIHHPEIVNLPNIGRSDTLNHYYKTHHFNNNVMGLSIGTEGMGPGGILNNKQCQDIPISCTSVPISTSNLLTTSGNGINTNTLSMSPPLPMSLPMPTMGLHGSIKGFMGQNQNPQMEPLLFKGSSKENVQETQI